One stretch of Chryseobacterium fluminis DNA includes these proteins:
- a CDS encoding alpha/beta hydrolase family protein: protein MKITKKQNIIISNPETRDFLADAFYPETGQKLPLVIFVHGYKGYKDWGAWNLMAEKFAQAGFFFVKFNFSHNGTTLEDPHNFADLEAFGNNNYSKELSDLRAVIDYFIKDAEVDAEKIILIGHSRGGGISIINTYEDERINGLITLASVDSLERFPKNEAFESWQKAGVYYVVNGRTKQEMPHYYQFFEDFKKDEHRFDVERATEMAKAHVLIIHGTNDESVAVKNAEHLHILNPNSELYLIENANHTFGAKEPWHDENLPAELKTVVEKCIEFINEKIVNE from the coding sequence ATGAAGATCACGAAAAAGCAAAATATTATTATTTCAAATCCGGAAACCAGAGATTTTTTAGCAGATGCATTTTACCCCGAAACAGGACAAAAGCTGCCGCTGGTCATTTTTGTTCACGGTTACAAAGGGTATAAAGACTGGGGCGCCTGGAACCTGATGGCAGAAAAGTTTGCACAAGCGGGGTTCTTCTTCGTTAAGTTTAATTTTTCCCACAACGGAACTACTCTGGAGGATCCTCACAATTTTGCTGACCTGGAAGCTTTCGGAAATAATAATTACTCAAAAGAACTTTCTGATTTACGGGCAGTGATCGATTATTTTATTAAAGATGCTGAGGTTGATGCTGAGAAAATCATTTTAATCGGTCACAGCAGGGGAGGAGGGATCTCGATTATTAATACTTATGAAGACGAACGCATCAACGGACTGATTACGCTGGCAAGTGTAGATTCTCTCGAACGTTTTCCTAAAAATGAAGCTTTTGAAAGCTGGCAGAAAGCCGGTGTTTATTATGTTGTTAATGGAAGAACAAAACAGGAAATGCCCCATTATTACCAGTTCTTTGAAGATTTCAAAAAAGATGAGCATCGGTTTGATGTGGAAAGGGCAACCGAAATGGCAAAGGCCCATGTTCTCATCATCCATGGAACAAATGATGAAAGCGTAGCGGTTAAAAATGCTGAACATCTGCATATTTTAAATCCAAATTCGGAATTGTACCTCATCGAAAATGCCAACCATACGTTTGGCGCAAAGGAACCCTGGCACGATGAAAATTTACCGGCTGAGTTGAAAACGGTTGTTGAAAAATGTATAGAATTTATCAATGAGAAGATTGTAAATGAATAG
- a CDS encoding flavin reductase family protein, whose protein sequence is MKTVTPSELTPVQLQTVMQTAVSPRPIALASTVDKNGTINLSPFSFFNMFSTVPPILIFSPSRRVRDNTTKHTLENILEIPEVVIGTVNFPIVQQISLASTEYENGVNEFIKSGLTMKDADLVTPKLIEECPVNFECKVLEVKPLGDQGGAGNLVICEVQKIHIREEYLNETGDIDQKKLDMVARLGGNWYSRINEDNLFEVPKPLVTKGIGFDLLPDSIKYSQVFTGNDLGMLANVEVLPSENCYDDENIHQEAQKLLLENKIDEAWKILIK, encoded by the coding sequence ATGAAAACAGTAACTCCATCCGAATTAACTCCGGTACAATTACAAACTGTAATGCAGACGGCCGTTTCACCACGCCCGATAGCGCTGGCTTCGACGGTCGACAAAAATGGTACTATCAATTTATCTCCCTTCAGTTTTTTTAATATGTTCAGTACGGTTCCTCCGATTTTGATTTTTTCACCATCCAGGAGAGTTCGTGACAATACAACGAAGCATACGCTGGAAAATATTCTGGAAATCCCTGAAGTGGTGATAGGAACGGTCAATTTTCCGATTGTCCAGCAAATCTCATTAGCATCAACGGAATATGAAAATGGTGTGAATGAATTTATAAAGTCGGGACTCACCATGAAAGATGCAGACCTGGTCACCCCTAAACTTATTGAAGAATGCCCGGTTAACTTTGAGTGTAAGGTATTGGAAGTAAAACCTCTGGGAGATCAGGGAGGAGCAGGAAACCTGGTGATTTGTGAAGTTCAGAAAATCCATATCAGGGAAGAATATCTAAATGAAACAGGTGATATCGACCAGAAAAAACTGGATATGGTAGCGCGCCTGGGAGGAAACTGGTATTCCAGAATCAATGAAGATAATCTTTTTGAAGTTCCCAAACCATTGGTAACGAAAGGAATCGGCTTCGATCTTCTGCCGGACTCCATTAAATACAGTCAGGTGTTTACCGGAAATGATTTGGGAATGCTTGCTAATGTCGAGGTATTACCTTCTGAAAATTGCTATGATGACGAAAATATCCATCAGGAGGCTCAGAAATTATTACTGGAAAATAAAATCGACGAGGCCTGGAAAATTCTTATTAAATGA
- a CDS encoding GxxExxY protein: MITQKFINDLSYKIIGACIEVHKQAGPGLYESVYHQCLKTEFELLGLNYKSELEIPFAYKGKLIDCKLKCDFLIEDLVILEVKSVSEIHQIHRAQQLIT; this comes from the coding sequence ATGATAACTCAAAAATTTATAAATGATCTTTCATATAAAATTATTGGAGCCTGTATTGAAGTTCATAAACAGGCTGGTCCTGGATTATATGAAAGTGTCTATCATCAATGTTTGAAAACTGAATTTGAACTGTTGGGGTTAAACTACAAAAGTGAACTTGAAATTCCTTTTGCATACAAGGGAAAACTTATAGATTGTAAATTAAAATGTGATTTTCTGATCGAAGATTTGGTGATTTTAGAAGTGAAATCTGTTTCTGAAATTCATCAGATTCATAGAGCCCAACAATTAATTACATGA
- the fahA gene encoding fumarylacetoacetase, with protein sequence MKSFVEYSSNSDFSIHNIPFGVAVFNKEYIACCTRVGDQIIDLATLYDLAYFEDIDGLEDNIFEAYTLNEFIELGKPVTNAVRLKIQELLQEGSILSKDEKTIEDAFYDLDQVKMMMPVHIPNYTDFYSSIEHATNVGKMFRDPANALLPNWKHLPVGYHGRASSIVVSGTEINRPKGQMKPADAEKPIFGPCQQLDFELEMAFIINKNTEMGESISTQEAEDAIFGMVVFNDWSARDIQSWEYVPLGPFLAKNFGSSVSPWVVTLEALEPFRTASPKQDPEVLDYLKFEGDKNYDINLEVYLQPENGEQNLISESNYKHMYWNMTQQLAHHTVNGCNLEVGDMYASGTISGSDPKSFGSMLELTWRGQNPIQLSNGEERKFINDHDTVTMKAWAEKDGVRVGFGEVSGKIIPTK encoded by the coding sequence ATGAAGTCATTTGTAGAGTATTCCTCCAATTCGGATTTTTCAATACACAATATCCCATTTGGAGTAGCGGTTTTCAACAAAGAATATATCGCATGTTGCACAAGAGTCGGGGATCAGATCATTGATCTTGCCACACTGTACGATCTTGCGTATTTTGAAGACATCGATGGGCTTGAGGACAATATTTTTGAAGCCTACACCCTGAACGAATTCATTGAGCTGGGAAAACCTGTAACGAATGCAGTCCGTTTAAAAATTCAGGAATTATTACAGGAAGGTTCAATATTGTCAAAAGATGAAAAAACAATCGAAGATGCATTCTACGATTTAGATCAGGTAAAAATGATGATGCCGGTGCACATTCCGAACTATACAGATTTTTACAGCAGCATCGAACACGCCACCAATGTCGGAAAAATGTTCCGGGATCCGGCAAATGCCTTGTTACCCAACTGGAAACATTTACCTGTAGGATATCATGGGAGAGCCTCATCTATTGTAGTGTCGGGTACAGAGATTAACCGTCCGAAAGGCCAGATGAAGCCTGCAGATGCGGAAAAACCGATCTTCGGACCTTGTCAGCAACTGGATTTTGAATTGGAAATGGCTTTTATCATCAATAAAAATACAGAGATGGGTGAAAGTATTTCTACCCAGGAGGCTGAAGATGCCATCTTCGGGATGGTTGTTTTTAATGACTGGTCTGCCAGAGATATTCAGTCCTGGGAATATGTTCCGCTAGGACCTTTCCTTGCGAAAAATTTCGGTTCATCTGTTTCGCCATGGGTGGTCACTCTGGAAGCACTGGAACCATTCAGAACAGCTTCTCCTAAACAGGATCCTGAAGTTTTGGATTATCTTAAATTTGAGGGTGATAAAAATTATGACATCAACCTTGAAGTCTATTTACAGCCTGAAAACGGAGAGCAAAACCTGATTTCAGAAAGCAACTACAAACACATGTACTGGAATATGACGCAGCAGCTCGCTCATCATACGGTAAACGGCTGTAATCTGGAAGTTGGAGATATGTATGCAAGCGGTACGATTTCAGGAAGTGATCCAAAATCATTCGGATCCATGCTTGAGCTTACCTGGAGAGGTCAGAACCCGATTCAGCTCAGCAACGGAGAGGAAAGAAAATTCATCAATGACCATGATACGGTAACCATGAAAGCATGGGCTGAGAAAGATGGCGTGAGAGTAGGTTTCGGTGAAGTGAGTGGAAAAATTATTCCGACAAAATAA
- a CDS encoding acetyl-CoA hydrolase/transferase family protein, whose product MHNYISAEEAIYTIKSGNRVFFHGSACTPNFLIDELARQSHRLENVEMVSITQQGNVEIAKPQYKNNFFVNSLFVSTPVRDAVNSERGDFVPVFLSEIPILFRKNILPLDVALITVSPPDQHGFCTLGTSVDVARAAVDTAKIIVAIVNPLMPRTHGDGMIHISKIHKLVWHEEELPTVDYGAKVGPEEMEVGKNVAELIEDRSTLQMGIGTIPDAVLKCLGNHKDLGVHTEMLSDGVVDLIQNDVINNKYKGYHNNKTVTSFCFGTRKLYDYVDDNTVFAFNDVSAVNFPINIMRNKKMVAINSAIEIDLTGQVCADSIGTVQYSGIGGQMDFMRGAALSEDGKPIIAITSRTKKGVSRIVPFLKQGAGVVTTRGHIHYVVTEYGTAYLYGKNLRQRAQELISIAHPDDREMLEKAAYERFKH is encoded by the coding sequence ATGCATAATTATATCAGCGCAGAAGAAGCCATTTATACCATCAAAAGTGGAAACCGCGTATTTTTTCATGGAAGTGCATGTACTCCTAATTTTTTAATAGACGAGCTTGCGAGACAATCTCACAGACTTGAAAATGTAGAGATGGTCTCCATTACCCAACAGGGAAATGTAGAGATCGCCAAACCTCAGTATAAAAACAACTTTTTCGTTAATTCTCTTTTTGTATCAACGCCGGTACGCGATGCGGTAAATTCCGAAAGAGGAGATTTTGTTCCTGTTTTTTTAAGTGAGATTCCAATTCTGTTCAGAAAAAATATTTTACCCCTGGATGTTGCATTGATTACCGTTTCTCCACCGGACCAACATGGTTTCTGCACATTGGGTACCTCTGTAGATGTCGCAAGAGCTGCAGTGGACACCGCAAAGATTATCGTAGCTATTGTAAATCCCCTGATGCCGAGAACCCATGGAGACGGAATGATCCACATCAGTAAAATCCATAAACTTGTATGGCATGAAGAAGAGCTTCCTACGGTTGATTACGGAGCTAAAGTGGGTCCGGAAGAAATGGAAGTCGGAAAAAATGTAGCGGAACTCATTGAAGACCGATCAACACTTCAGATGGGAATCGGAACTATTCCTGATGCCGTTTTAAAATGCCTGGGAAACCATAAAGATCTTGGCGTGCATACCGAGATGTTAAGCGATGGAGTCGTGGATTTGATTCAGAACGATGTCATAAACAATAAATATAAGGGATATCACAACAACAAAACCGTAACCAGTTTCTGCTTCGGGACAAGAAAACTTTATGATTATGTAGATGATAATACCGTGTTTGCCTTTAATGATGTAAGCGCTGTCAACTTTCCTATCAATATCATGAGAAATAAAAAAATGGTAGCCATTAATTCTGCCATTGAAATTGATCTGACAGGACAGGTATGCGCAGATTCTATAGGAACAGTACAATACAGCGGTATCGGCGGACAGATGGACTTTATGAGAGGAGCAGCACTCAGTGAAGACGGCAAGCCAATTATTGCAATAACATCCCGGACAAAAAAAGGCGTTTCCAGAATCGTCCCTTTCCTTAAACAGGGTGCCGGAGTGGTCACAACAAGAGGACACATTCATTATGTGGTCACAGAATACGGAACGGCCTATTTATACGGTAAAAACCTTCGCCAGAGAGCTCAGGAGCTGATCAGTATCGCCCATCCTGATGACCGGGAAATGCTTGAAAAAGCAGCTTATGAAAGATTCAAACACTAG
- the hppD gene encoding 4-hydroxyphenylpyruvate dioxygenase encodes MSTLTFAEKIAQAENFLPINGTDYIEFYVGNAKQAAHYYKTAFGFQSVAYAGPETGVRDRASYVLQQGKIRLILTTGLKSDSPINEHVKKHGDGVKILALWVDDAYKAFEETTKRGGKPYLEPVTLTDEHGEVRMSGIYTYGETVHMFVERKNYTGPFMPGYEKWESTYQPEEAGLLYVDHCVGNVDWDRMIPTVEWYEKVMGFVNILSFDDKQINTEYSALMSKVMSNGNGFAKFPINEPAEGKKKSQVEEYLDFYEGEGVQHIAVATKDIIHTVTELKKRGVEFLSAPPEAYYDMVPQRVGHIDEDLKKLQDLGILIDHDEEGYLLQIFTKPVEDRPTLFFEIIERHGAQSFGAGNFKALFEALEREQERRGNL; translated from the coding sequence ATGTCAACACTTACATTTGCCGAAAAAATTGCTCAGGCAGAGAATTTTTTGCCAATTAACGGTACGGATTATATTGAGTTTTATGTGGGCAATGCAAAACAGGCTGCCCATTATTACAAAACGGCCTTTGGCTTTCAGTCTGTAGCTTATGCAGGTCCTGAAACCGGTGTGAGAGACCGTGCATCGTATGTTCTTCAACAGGGAAAAATAAGATTAATTTTAACCACGGGTCTTAAATCCGATTCACCTATTAACGAGCACGTAAAAAAACATGGTGATGGAGTGAAAATCCTTGCCCTATGGGTAGATGATGCTTATAAAGCGTTTGAAGAAACTACCAAAAGAGGCGGAAAACCTTATCTGGAGCCTGTAACACTTACTGATGAACATGGGGAAGTAAGAATGTCCGGAATTTACACCTACGGAGAAACGGTACATATGTTTGTAGAAAGAAAAAATTACACAGGACCGTTTATGCCTGGTTACGAAAAGTGGGAAAGCACTTATCAACCGGAAGAGGCGGGATTATTATATGTAGATCACTGTGTGGGAAATGTAGATTGGGACAGAATGATTCCAACGGTAGAATGGTACGAAAAAGTAATGGGATTTGTTAATATCCTCTCTTTTGATGACAAACAGATCAATACAGAATACTCTGCATTGATGTCCAAAGTGATGTCCAACGGAAACGGATTTGCAAAATTCCCGATCAATGAACCTGCAGAAGGCAAAAAGAAATCCCAGGTGGAAGAATACCTTGACTTCTATGAAGGAGAAGGTGTACAGCACATCGCTGTGGCTACAAAAGATATTATCCACACGGTGACTGAACTTAAAAAGCGCGGTGTAGAATTCCTTTCCGCTCCACCAGAGGCATATTATGACATGGTTCCGCAAAGAGTGGGTCATATTGACGAAGATCTTAAGAAATTACAGGACTTAGGTATACTTATTGATCATGATGAGGAAGGGTATTTATTACAGATCTTTACAAAGCCTGTAGAAGACCGTCCTACCCTGTTCTTCGAAATTATTGAAAGACACGGCGCACAGAGTTTCGGTGCCGGTAATTTCAAAGCGTTATTCGAAGCATTGGAAAGAGAACAGGAAAGAAGAGGAAATCTTTAA